A genome region from Alistipes dispar includes the following:
- a CDS encoding flavodoxin: MRKLLFALSAAAGIAAAACAQQRQNMYKETSDNRILIAYFSATGTTARAAERLAEATGGTLYAIVPSRPYTPDDLDWHDKRSRSSAEMNDPQARPAIGGRQPDTEDYDTVFIGYPIWWDLAPRIIDTFIESHDLKGKTVIPFATSGGSGIAHSAEALRKSHPGPDWKEGRLLNRTDEKSLREWAESLQR; this comes from the coding sequence ATGCGAAAACTGCTATTCGCGCTGTCGGCAGCAGCGGGGATCGCCGCCGCGGCATGCGCACAACAACGACAGAACATGTACAAGGAAACATCCGACAACCGAATCCTGATAGCCTATTTCTCGGCGACCGGCACGACGGCGCGCGCCGCCGAAAGGCTGGCCGAAGCCACGGGAGGCACGCTTTACGCGATTGTCCCGTCCCGGCCCTACACGCCCGACGACCTCGACTGGCACGACAAGCGGTCGCGCAGCTCCGCGGAAATGAACGATCCGCAGGCCCGTCCGGCCATCGGCGGCAGACAGCCGGACACGGAGGACTACGACACGGTTTTCATCGGCTATCCGATCTGGTGGGACCTCGCGCCCCGGATCATCGACACGTTCATCGAAAGCCACGACCTGAAGGGCAAGACGGTCATCCCGTTCGCCACGTCGGGAGGGAGCGGCATCGCCCATAGCGCGGAGGCCCTGAGAAAATCCCATCCCGGACCGGACTGGAAGGAGGGAAGACTGCTCAACCGCACCGACGAAAAGAGCCTCCGGGAGTGGGCCGAAAGTCTGCAACGATAG
- a CDS encoding arylsulfatase, translating into MKNYRNLLLYTGAFAALCPADASAQARKSVPNILLILCDDMGYGDLGCYGQKYIRTPHIDSMARRGMRFTQAYAGSPVSAPSRASLMTGQHAGHGHVRGNREYWPGSPEIVYGQNRDYGVVGQEPYDPGHVILPEIMKKNGYATGMFGKWAGGYEGSCSTPDKRGIDEFYGFVCQFQAHLYYPNFLNRYSASKGDTTTVRIILEDNIQHPMYGEGYEKRPQYSADMIHREALRWLDSRDGERPFFGLFTYTLPHAELRQPDDSILQYYKKRFFVDKTWGGSEGSRYNPVEHTHAEFAAMITRLDIYVGEILAKLKEKGLEENTLVIFTSDNGPHEEGGADPEFFGRDGKLRGLKRQCYEGGIRVPFIAYWPGHVPAGTENDHMLAFYDVLPTFCDLIGDRRFPRKYLNPDLEGDCFDGISFLPALLGDDARQQRHEFLYWEFHETDQIGVRMGDWKLVVKSGKPRLYDLSRDLHEDCDLAGRYPEVVERMVGIVLREHTPSELFRVTLPEI; encoded by the coding sequence ATGAAAAATTATCGGAACCTGCTTCTATACACCGGTGCATTCGCCGCACTCTGCCCCGCGGACGCCTCGGCGCAGGCACGGAAATCCGTTCCGAACATCCTCCTCATCCTCTGCGACGACATGGGCTACGGAGATCTGGGATGCTACGGGCAGAAATACATCCGCACACCCCATATCGACAGCATGGCCCGCCGGGGGATGCGTTTCACGCAGGCCTATGCGGGAAGTCCGGTGAGCGCACCGTCCCGCGCCTCGCTGATGACGGGACAGCACGCCGGACACGGGCATGTCCGCGGCAACCGGGAGTACTGGCCCGGCTCCCCGGAGATCGTGTACGGCCAAAACCGCGACTACGGCGTAGTGGGGCAGGAGCCCTACGACCCCGGACACGTCATACTGCCCGAGATCATGAAGAAGAACGGATATGCGACGGGCATGTTCGGGAAGTGGGCCGGAGGCTACGAAGGCTCCTGCTCCACGCCGGACAAACGGGGCATCGACGAATTTTACGGGTTCGTCTGCCAGTTTCAGGCGCACCTCTACTATCCCAACTTCCTGAACCGTTACAGCGCCTCGAAAGGCGACACGACCACGGTGCGGATCATCCTGGAGGACAACATCCAGCATCCCATGTACGGGGAGGGCTATGAAAAACGGCCCCAATACTCGGCCGACATGATCCACCGGGAGGCCCTGCGATGGTTGGACTCTCGGGACGGCGAACGGCCCTTTTTCGGACTTTTCACCTACACTCTGCCGCACGCCGAGCTGCGCCAGCCCGACGACTCCATCCTGCAATACTACAAAAAACGGTTCTTCGTGGACAAGACGTGGGGCGGCAGCGAGGGGTCGCGCTACAATCCGGTGGAACACACGCACGCCGAATTCGCGGCCATGATCACGCGCCTCGACATCTACGTGGGGGAGATTCTCGCCAAACTGAAGGAGAAAGGGCTGGAGGAGAACACGCTGGTCATCTTCACCAGCGACAACGGCCCTCACGAGGAGGGCGGGGCCGATCCGGAGTTTTTCGGCCGCGACGGCAAATTGCGGGGACTGAAACGGCAGTGCTACGAGGGCGGTATCCGCGTTCCGTTCATCGCCTACTGGCCCGGACACGTCCCGGCCGGCACCGAGAACGACCACATGCTGGCCTTCTACGACGTCTTGCCCACGTTCTGCGACCTGATCGGCGACAGACGCTTCCCGCGGAAATACCTGAACCCGGACCTCGAGGGCGACTGCTTCGACGGCATCTCCTTCCTGCCCGCGCTGCTGGGCGACGACGCCCGTCAGCAGCGGCACGAATTCCTCTACTGGGAATTCCACGAAACCGACCAGATCGGTGTCCGAATGGGGGATTGGAAGCTGGTGGTCAAGAGCGGAAAGCCCCGCCTCTACGACCTGTCGCGGGACCTCCACGAGGATTGCGATCTGGCCGGCCGGTATCCCGAGGTGGTGGAACGGATGGTCGGCATCGTCCTGCGCGAACACACGCCCAGCGAACTGTTCCGGGTCACACTGCCGGAAATATAA
- a CDS encoding glycoside hydrolase family 2 TIM barrel-domain containing protein has translation MNPRINILAALTLLSAQTAAADNPYRYDVQTVSVNKVPPRTDFMSYPSRDGALTMRYEKSPFYLPLNGTWKFLFAEDARDLPADATDPATDASGWDDIEVPGNWERQGFGTAIYTNHQYEFATYRPQPPRLPEANPAGIYRREFEIPDEWNGRNVFLHLAGAKSGVYVYVNGHEAGYNEDSKNPAEFLIDEYLRPGRNTLTIKIYRWSTGSWLECQDFWRMSGIERDVFLWSQPLVAVRDFRIKSTLDEACRDGIFALEADLTNRTESDAEATLSYELLDDAGRQVAAGQRDAMIAAGGCRTLRFEAGIPGVKAWSAERPDLYTLLMTLRGPGGETETVPYRVGFRRFEFARLDERAENGEPYRVLLVNGQPVKFKGVNIHEHHPVTGHYVTEEVMRRDFELMKRHNFNAVRLCHYPQDRKFYELCDEYGLYIYDEANIESHGMYYDLRKGGTLGNDPAWLKPHMERTRNMFERNKNHASVTFWSLGNEAGNGYNFYQTYLWTKAADSAWMNRPVNYERAQWEWNTDMYVPQYPGAGWLEEIGRKGSDRPVMPSEYAHAMGNSTGNFVGQWDAIYRYPNLQGGFLWDWVDQGLLEHDAQGRPFWAYGGDFGGEYTPSDGNFCCNGLVLPDRTPHPALAEVKYVQQDFGFESEGAGRVRITNRFYFTPSEKYRFICRLVRDGKTVREKELDVRLAPQESAVFTTFGPEEMRGEGEYFADFSVTTREASKAVPAGYEIAAGQIPLGGTPKKADVPRKGPALGVNDDGERIAVSSPRVRFVFDRRSGSVTSYAVNGVEYFADGFGPRPNFWRAPTDNDYGNAMPERLQVWKTSSREFDVVEAAAVKTGDAVRIEAAYLLAAGNLCIMRYTVHPSGVVETRMTFTSTDAEAVATELSEAARTATFSPGSEKARSEAAKLDVPRIGVRFRMPLAMRQVEYYGRGPGENYADRNAGAFVGLYSTSADEMYFPYVRPQENGHRTDTRRVRFGKRHGLEIVADSLFGFNALRNAVEDFDGEEAVRRPYQWRNLTPADKEHDEAAARNVRPRQTHIDDITPRDFVEVCIDMKQQGVGGYDSWGAMPEPQHRIPADSTYNWGFVIIPF, from the coding sequence ATGAACCCGAGAATCAATATCCTGGCAGCGCTCACGCTGCTGTCGGCGCAGACCGCCGCTGCCGACAACCCCTACCGGTACGACGTACAGACCGTGTCGGTGAACAAGGTCCCGCCCCGCACCGACTTCATGTCCTATCCCTCGAGGGACGGGGCGCTGACCATGCGCTACGAGAAGAGCCCCTTCTATCTGCCGCTCAACGGCACGTGGAAGTTCCTCTTCGCCGAGGATGCCCGCGATCTGCCCGCCGACGCCACGGACCCCGCGACCGACGCCTCGGGGTGGGATGACATCGAAGTGCCCGGAAACTGGGAGCGCCAGGGGTTCGGGACGGCCATATACACCAACCATCAGTACGAGTTCGCGACCTACCGTCCCCAGCCGCCCCGGCTCCCCGAGGCGAATCCCGCAGGGATATACCGCCGGGAGTTCGAAATTCCGGACGAATGGAACGGCCGCAACGTTTTCCTGCACCTCGCAGGAGCCAAGTCGGGCGTATATGTCTATGTGAACGGACACGAGGCGGGCTACAACGAGGATTCGAAGAACCCCGCGGAGTTCCTCATCGACGAATACCTCCGGCCCGGACGGAACACGCTGACCATAAAGATCTACCGCTGGAGCACCGGCTCCTGGCTCGAATGTCAGGACTTCTGGCGCATGAGCGGCATCGAGCGCGACGTGTTCCTCTGGTCGCAGCCGCTCGTCGCCGTGCGGGACTTCCGCATCAAATCGACGCTCGACGAGGCATGCCGGGACGGAATATTCGCCCTGGAGGCCGATCTGACCAACCGAACCGAAAGCGATGCCGAAGCGACGCTGAGCTACGAGCTGCTCGACGACGCGGGCCGGCAGGTCGCGGCAGGGCAGCGCGACGCAATGATCGCAGCCGGCGGATGCCGCACCCTCCGGTTCGAGGCCGGCATCCCCGGCGTCAAGGCCTGGAGCGCGGAGCGCCCCGATCTCTACACCCTGCTGATGACCCTCCGCGGCCCCGGCGGGGAGACCGAAACGGTGCCCTACCGCGTAGGGTTCCGCCGTTTCGAGTTCGCCCGGCTGGACGAACGGGCCGAAAACGGCGAGCCCTACCGCGTACTGCTGGTGAACGGGCAGCCCGTGAAGTTCAAGGGCGTGAACATCCACGAACACCATCCCGTGACGGGACACTACGTCACGGAGGAGGTGATGCGCCGCGACTTCGAGCTGATGAAACGACACAACTTCAACGCCGTGAGGCTCTGCCACTACCCCCAGGACCGGAAATTCTACGAGCTGTGCGACGAATACGGGCTCTACATCTACGACGAAGCCAACATCGAGTCGCACGGCATGTACTACGACCTGCGCAAGGGCGGCACGCTGGGCAACGACCCCGCCTGGCTGAAACCCCACATGGAGCGCACGCGCAACATGTTCGAACGGAACAAGAACCACGCATCGGTCACATTCTGGTCGCTGGGAAACGAGGCCGGAAACGGATACAACTTCTACCAAACCTACCTTTGGACGAAGGCCGCCGACAGCGCCTGGATGAACCGGCCTGTCAATTACGAACGGGCGCAGTGGGAGTGGAATACGGACATGTACGTTCCGCAGTATCCCGGCGCGGGATGGCTGGAAGAGATCGGACGCAAGGGCAGCGACCGGCCCGTGATGCCGTCGGAGTACGCTCATGCGATGGGCAACTCGACCGGAAACTTCGTCGGACAGTGGGACGCGATCTACCGCTATCCCAACCTGCAGGGCGGATTTCTCTGGGACTGGGTGGACCAGGGCCTGCTGGAGCACGACGCCCAGGGACGCCCTTTCTGGGCCTACGGAGGGGATTTCGGCGGGGAATACACCCCCAGCGACGGGAATTTCTGCTGCAACGGCCTCGTACTGCCCGACCGCACGCCGCATCCGGCGCTCGCGGAGGTGAAGTACGTGCAGCAGGACTTCGGATTCGAATCCGAAGGAGCGGGCCGCGTGCGCATCACCAACCGATTCTACTTCACACCGTCGGAGAAGTACCGTTTCATCTGCCGCCTCGTGCGCGACGGAAAGACCGTGCGCGAAAAGGAGCTCGACGTGCGCCTCGCGCCGCAGGAATCGGCCGTCTTCACCACATTCGGTCCCGAAGAGATGCGCGGCGAAGGGGAGTATTTCGCCGATTTCTCCGTCACCACGCGCGAAGCCTCGAAGGCCGTTCCCGCAGGTTATGAGATCGCCGCGGGGCAGATCCCGCTGGGAGGGACCCCGAAGAAGGCCGACGTGCCGCGGAAAGGCCCCGCACTCGGAGTGAACGACGACGGGGAGCGGATCGCCGTCTCGTCGCCGCGCGTGCGCTTCGTATTCGATCGCCGGAGCGGTTCGGTGACGTCCTATGCCGTGAACGGCGTCGAGTACTTCGCCGACGGATTCGGTCCGAGGCCCAATTTCTGGCGCGCCCCGACGGACAACGACTACGGAAACGCCATGCCCGAGCGGCTGCAGGTGTGGAAGACGTCGAGCCGCGAGTTCGACGTCGTGGAGGCCGCGGCCGTGAAAACCGGAGACGCCGTACGCATCGAGGCCGCCTACCTGCTCGCCGCGGGAAACCTCTGCATCATGCGCTATACGGTCCATCCGTCGGGTGTCGTCGAAACCCGCATGACCTTCACGTCCACCGACGCGGAGGCCGTGGCCACGGAGCTCTCCGAAGCCGCCCGGACCGCGACGTTCTCCCCGGGCAGCGAGAAGGCCCGCAGCGAGGCGGCGAAGCTCGACGTGCCGCGCATCGGAGTCCGCTTCCGGATGCCCCTCGCGATGAGGCAGGTCGAGTACTACGGCCGCGGCCCCGGCGAAAACTACGCGGACAGAAACGCCGGGGCGTTCGTGGGACTGTACAGCACATCGGCCGACGAAATGTATTTCCCCTACGTCCGGCCGCAGGAGAACGGACACCGTACCGACACGCGCCGCGTGCGGTTCGGCAAACGGCACGGCCTGGAGATCGTGGCCGACAGTCTCTTCGGATTCAACGCCCTGAGAAACGCCGTGGAGGATTTCGACGGAGAGGAGGCTGTCCGAAGACCGTACCAATGGCGCAACCTGACCCCTGCGGACAAGGAGCACGACGAAGCGGCCGCCCGCAACGTCAGACCCCGGCAGACGCATATCGACGACATCACGCCCCGCGACTTCGTGGAGGTCTGCATCGACATGAAGCAGCAGGGGGTGGGCGGATACGACAGTTGGGGAGCCATGCCCGAACCGCAGCACAGAATCCCCGCGGACAGCACGTACAACTGGGGATTCGTCATCATTCCGTTCTGA
- a CDS encoding HipA N-terminal domain-containing protein — translation MRQAEIYSDGVLAGVLTETDEGTYRFRYDDVFLADDKQTAISLSFPKSGKEFTSGTLFPFFYNMLAEGANKAYQCRTLKIDEDDAFGLLLATAHTDTIGAITVKKI, via the coding sequence ATGAGACAAGCAGAGATATACAGTGACGGCGTATTGGCCGGCGTACTGACAGAGACCGACGAAGGGACGTATCGTTTTCGTTACGACGATGTGTTTTTGGCCGACGACAAGCAGACTGCCATTTCTCTGTCGTTCCCGAAAAGCGGAAAGGAGTTCACGTCGGGTACGCTCTTCCCATTTTTCTACAACATGCTCGCCGAGGGCGCGAACAAGGCCTACCAGTGCCGCACGCTCAAAATCGATGAGGACGACGCATTCGGGCTGTTGCTGGCAACGGCACATACCGACACCATCGGCGCCATAACT
- a CDS encoding helix-turn-helix transcriptional regulator: MDYSIIKERRFLLGLTQQDLADYTGLSLRIIKSIEVGNGNPSVATLSKIAEILGLELLLKVKETVK, translated from the coding sequence ATGGACTATTCGATAATCAAGGAACGGCGCTTTTTGTTGGGGCTTACCCAGCAGGATTTGGCCGACTATACAGGGTTGAGCCTGCGCATTATCAAGAGTATCGAGGTAGGAAATGGAAATCCTTCCGTAGCTACGCTCTCGAAGATCGCCGAAATACTCGGTCTGGAATTGTTGTTGAAAGTAAAAGAGACTGTTAAATGA
- a CDS encoding putative quinol monooxygenase, whose product MTRIISSIALLSVLLSCGTGEAKRPGMCAKEPMAPDGIVRLSKIEVYPQYLDEYVKHAAEVGEVSLRTEPGVLTMYAVQEREAPCRITILETYASRAAYDRHIDSEHFRKYKQETLHMIESLELSDQLPLNPANRIDNFMQ is encoded by the coding sequence ATGACAAGAATCATTTCAAGCATCGCGCTTCTTTCCGTTCTGCTGTCGTGCGGCACGGGAGAGGCGAAACGGCCGGGCATGTGCGCCAAAGAACCGATGGCTCCCGACGGCATCGTGCGGCTGTCGAAAATCGAGGTTTATCCGCAGTATCTCGACGAGTACGTAAAACACGCGGCCGAAGTGGGCGAGGTCTCCCTGCGCACCGAACCGGGCGTGCTGACCATGTATGCCGTGCAGGAAAGGGAGGCTCCCTGCCGCATCACCATTCTCGAAACCTACGCAAGCCGTGCGGCCTACGACAGACATATCGACTCGGAACACTTCCGGAAATACAAGCAGGAAACGCTGCACATGATCGAATCGCTGGAGCTGTCCGACCAGTTGCCGCTCAATCCGGCGAACCGAATCGACAACTTCATGCAATAA
- a CDS encoding YqiA/YcfP family alpha/beta fold hydrolase yields MKTILYIHGLSSSGASGTARHLQTLLPDMRVIAPDLPIDPDEALTMLQRLVTRECPDIVIGTSMGGMFAQQLYDCRKILVNPAFHVSRTMRRQIGECPFLNPRKDGATSYTTMPELCDRYEAMEHRQFDGMTDEAVTRTWAMFGDRDTTVNCREEYLQRYRNFATFDGEHRLRLEDIRDVVVPLIRQIELDEHLTE; encoded by the coding sequence ATGAAAACGATACTTTATATACACGGTCTATCCTCGTCGGGCGCATCGGGAACGGCGAGGCATTTACAGACTCTATTACCCGATATGCGGGTCATCGCACCCGATCTGCCGATCGACCCCGACGAGGCGCTCACGATGTTGCAGAGGCTGGTTACGAGAGAATGTCCCGATATCGTGATCGGCACTTCGATGGGCGGCATGTTCGCCCAACAACTCTATGATTGTAGAAAGATTCTCGTGAACCCCGCATTCCATGTCTCGCGCACCATGCGACGACAGATCGGCGAATGTCCGTTCCTAAATCCCCGCAAGGACGGTGCGACGAGTTATACGACGATGCCCGAACTTTGCGACCGATACGAAGCGATGGAACATCGTCAGTTCGACGGCATGACCGACGAAGCCGTCACGAGGACCTGGGCGATGTTCGGCGATCGCGATACGACGGTAAATTGCAGGGAGGAGTATTTGCAACGCTATCGCAATTTCGCGACATTCGACGGGGAACACCGATTGCGGTTGGAAGACATCCGCGATGTCGTCGTGCCGCTCATAAGACAAATAGAGTTAGACGAACATCTGACTGAATAA
- a CDS encoding carboxymuconolactone decarboxylase family protein gives MNRILFISLFSILTLNVMAQEKIVQTAGRDQLGDFAPKFAELNDDVLFGQVWSRTDRLGLRDRSLVTLTSLISQGITDSSLTYHLQSAKENGITRTEIAEIITHIGFYAGWPKAWAAFRLAKEVWVEDTSGEDARAAFQREMIFPIGEPNTAFAQYFTGNSYLAPISREQVSVSNVTFEPRCRNHWHIHRAKSGGGQMLVGVAGRGWYQEEGKPAREILPGTVIHIPANVKHWHGAAADRWFAHLAFEIPGEDVSNEWLEPVTDTEYDKLK, from the coding sequence ATGAACAGGATTCTTTTCATTTCACTATTCAGCATTCTTACACTCAACGTTATGGCACAGGAAAAAATCGTACAGACGGCCGGGCGCGATCAGCTCGGCGATTTCGCGCCCAAATTCGCGGAACTCAACGACGACGTGCTCTTCGGCCAGGTGTGGAGCCGCACCGACCGCCTCGGCCTGCGCGACCGCAGTCTGGTAACCCTCACTTCGCTCATCAGCCAGGGCATCACGGACAGTTCGCTGACCTACCATCTTCAGTCGGCGAAGGAGAACGGCATCACCCGCACCGAGATCGCCGAGATCATCACCCACATCGGCTTCTACGCCGGCTGGCCCAAGGCGTGGGCGGCATTCCGTCTCGCCAAGGAGGTCTGGGTGGAGGATACCTCCGGCGAAGATGCCCGGGCCGCCTTCCAGCGCGAAATGATCTTCCCGATCGGCGAGCCGAACACGGCCTTCGCACAGTATTTCACCGGCAACAGCTACCTGGCCCCGATTTCGCGCGAGCAGGTCTCCGTTTCCAACGTGACCTTCGAGCCGCGCTGCCGCAACCACTGGCACATCCATCGGGCGAAGAGCGGCGGCGGGCAGATGCTCGTCGGCGTAGCCGGACGGGGCTGGTATCAGGAGGAGGGAAAACCCGCACGGGAGATCCTGCCGGGCACGGTGATCCACATTCCCGCCAACGTGAAACACTGGCACGGCGCAGCCGCCGACAGATGGTTCGCCCACCTGGCGTTCGAAATCCCCGGCGAGGACGTCTCGAACGAATGGCTCGAACCCGTCACGGACACGGAGTACGACAAACTCAAATAG